One Ranitomeya variabilis isolate aRanVar5 chromosome 5, aRanVar5.hap1, whole genome shotgun sequence DNA window includes the following coding sequences:
- the LOC143773335 gene encoding uncharacterized protein LOC143773335, which produces MGCPDEKGKKSAQDIMFAGLGQRKRRSFPAIPTIKELVKKEWEKQHTRGFLPSSAKRRYPFSDEELNSWQKIPKVDAAVASTSKQSVLPVEDSGTLTDPLDRKAEALLKRSWEANTGAFRPAISSTCTARSLLVWTEQLEEQIRSGASRNTILSKIPLMKDAVAFLADASVDSLRLTARSAGLVNTARRALWLKNWKGDAQAKAKLCAIPCQGELSGGAPSPGTNLLNKGSAGKQRIQNKEVLCFPDPITKNVINTVNYEVGGRLKYFFDKWKLITSSPWILDIIGNGLRLEFHRIPWDSFIVTSPRGQQQQEALESEILSLLYKKVLIEVPRDQEGRGFYSPLFLINKPDGSFRTIINLKKLNSFLRNHTFKMESISSTIKLLFPRCVMAGIDLKDAYYHLPIHAEHQQYLRVAVILKGQVRHFQYVAMPFGLSMAPRIFTKVMLEVMAHLRQRDTLIIPYLDDFLVIGNSVAQCKLRLSNTISSLQELGWIINFEKSRLNPDTTQMFLGIQLDSIQGADVRVFSDNSTTVAYVNRQGGTRSGSLMTIAGEIFQFAETHLTSLTALHIRGVENTKADYLSRNRLRQGEWSLNRTVFRLITRAWGVPQIDLFATRGNRQVERFASLNSMDHPDMLDSLHHPWDFRLAYAFPPISQPTSFVQSTKKSIEKPQQSGLFNLPPSYKWSKASAIKYKEVLNRPPIQAMLHHFNYEYKPNQGVNQATKVLNDIFYTIARLSDLKKKKKRVNRKMPKEKQTNGWFAECKTVQKTLRTALNKKHRDPSHPCLRDAYIIQKATILRKKKQLHRHQI; this is translated from the exons atggggtgcccagatgagaagggaaagaagtcagcgcaggacatcatgttcgcggggttaggacaaagaaaacgaaggtccttccccgccatacccacaattaaggagctggttaaaaaagagtgggagaaacaacatACAAGAGGATTCTTGCCATCCTCTGCTaagagacgctaccccttcagtgacgaggaacttaattcctggcaaaagataccaaaagttgatgcggcagtggcttcaacttctaaacagtcggtcttgcctgtggaggactcagggactctaactgatccgttagaccgaaaagcagaagccttacttaagaggtcatgggaggctaatacgggggcattcagaccagccatatctagcacctgtactgcaaggtcactgctagtatggacagagcagctggaggaacaaattaggagtggagcttcgagaaatacaattctgtcgaaaatccctctaatgaaagatgcagtagcatttctagccgatgcgtcggtggattcgctacgtctaacagccaggtcagccggcctagtaaacacagcccggcgagcactctggttgaaaaattggaaaggggacgcacaggccaaggcaaaactttgtgcgatcccctgccagggagagctttcaggaggcgccccttcaccaggaacaaacctactgaacaaagggagcgctgggaagcaaaggatccaaaacaaagaggtgctctgttttccggatcctataaccaaaaacgtaataaataccgttaattatgaagtgggcggtagattaaAATATTTCTTTGATAAATGGAAGTTGATAACATCTAgtccttggattctggacattattggaaACGGATTGAGATTAGAATTTCATaggatcccttgggattcttttattgtaacatctccaagaggtcaacaacaacaagaagctctggaatcagagatcctgtcgcttctatataaaaaagtattgatagaggttccccgagatcaagaagggagggggttctattcccctttattcttgatcaataaaccagatggttcattcagaaccatcataaacctcaaaaaactaaattcctttttacgtaaccacactttcaaaatggaatccattagttctaccatcaagcttttgtttcctaggtgtgtcatggccgggatagacctaaaagatgcttactatcaccttcctatacatgccgaacaccagcagtatctaagagtagcggtcatcctgaagggacaggttcgtcacttccaatacgtagcaatgccatttgggctttctatggccccccgcatttttacaaaagtgatgttagaggtaatggctcatctacgccaacgggacactttaataataccctacctggatgactttttagtgatagggaattctgtggctcaatgtaaattgcggttgtctaacacaatctcatccctgcaggagttgggttggattatcaacttcgaaaagtccagactgaatccagacactactcaaatgtttctagggatccagctagactcc attcaaggagcagatgtaagagttttctcagacaactccaccacagtggcctatgtaaaccgtcagggcggtacacggtcaggaagtctgatgaccatcgcaggggagatcttccagtttgcagagactcatcttacatccctaacagccctacacatcagaggagtagaaaataccaaagcggactacctcagtcgaaacaggctgcgccagggagaatggtccttaaacagaacagtgttcagactaataacaagagcatggggagtgcctcagatagatctatttgccacaagaggcaacaggcAAGTAGAAAGATTTgcttccctgaactccatggatcatccagacatgctggactcccTACATCATCCTTGGGACTTCAgactggcttacgcctttcctccaat ATCACAGCCAACGTCTTTTGTACAATCTACAAAGAAATCAATAGAAAAGCCTCAGCAGAGTGGCCTCTTCAAcctgcctccatcctataaatggtccaaagcGTCGGCAATAAAATATAAAGAGGTTCTAAACAGACCCCCAATACAGGCGATGCTCCACCACTTCAACTACGAGTACAAGCCTAACCAAGGAGTGAACCAAGCTACAAAAGTCCTCAATGATATATTCTACACCATAGCCAGATTGTccgaccttaaaaaaaaaaaaaaaagagtcaaccGTAAAATGCCAAAAGAAAAACAGACCAATGGTTGGTTTGCAGAATGTAAAACCGTTCagaagaccctgagaacagccttaaacaagaaacacagagaccccagcCACCCGTGTCTGAGGGATGCCTACATCATACAAAAGGCAACTATCCTCAGGAAGAAGAAGCAGTTACATCGCCACCAAATTTAA